TATTTATTGTATCTGCCATAATGACATTTCTCTTCAAATGCGCCAAGTTTCAATCAGGATATGTGATAGGACTGAATTTGCTGATTATTATTTCAGCTGTTTACTTGGTAGGAGGTTTAGCAATTACGAATTTCTTTTTTGACAAATGGAAGGTCTTCCCTTTTATTAAACTTCTGATTTATGTACTGGTTTTTACTTCTCCAATTTTTCTTATGCTTATTATTATATTAGGATTGGTTGATTTTTGGTTTGATTTCAGAAGTAGAGTGGTTGCAAGAGAAAAATTTTAAATGAAACTTTTTGATACTCATGCGCATTTAACTGATCCTGCTTTTAAAGAGGGGATTGATTCGGTCATATCCGAGGCAAGTAGGAATGATGTGGAATATATGATTAATATTTGCTGTGATATTAAAAGCATTGAAGTCGGATTAGAGACAGTTTACGGAAAGAAGAATATATTAACGGCAATTGGTCTGCATCCGAACTATGCCGATAAAATCAAAAAGGATGAACTGCTCTATATAAAAGAATGTTTAGAAAGATATCCGAATATTTCGGCAGTAGGGGAAACAGGTCTGGATTATTACAGAGATACTTCCAGTAAGAAGTCGCAGAAAGAGCTTTTTCGTAAACATATTGAACTGGCTTTGGAATTTGATCTGCCCATAATTATCCATAATCGTGAAGCGCACAAAGATATCTTGGATACTATTAAGGATTACTCTATAAGCAGGGGAGTGATACATTGTTTTTCAGGAACCTTAGAATTTGCGCAAACTTGCCTGAATCGCGGCTTTCATATTTCATTTTCAGGAAATCTCACTTATCCAAATGCGCCTGAATTGAGGCAGGTTGCAAAGGAGATACCAAATGATAGAATTCTCATAGAAACTGATTGCCCCTATCTTGCTCCACAAGCTGTAAGAGGTAAACGAAATCAACCAAGCTTTTTAAAGTATACAGTTTTGGAACTTGCAAGAGTTAAAGAACTTGACGCAGAAGAAGCAGCCTGCCATACTACAGAGAATGCGAAAAGGCTGTTTGGACTAACAAATATCGGAGAAGAAAATGACAGATGAGCATGAACTGATTAAAATAAGAAAAGAGAAATTAAAAAAGATAAGAGAACAGGGAATAGATCCTTATGCCCTGCATTTTAGACGGACTCACTCTGCAGCATCAGTGCATGAGTGCGCTAAAAAAGTATCTGTTGGTGAAGTATTGGAAGAAGTGGAAGTTCTGGTAATCGGAAGGATAATAACAGTAAGGGAGCATGGTAAAAGCTGTTTTGCTAATATAAGAGATGACTCAGGAGATATTCAGATATATGTTAAGTCAAACGCTGTTGGAGAAAAAGCATACGGTTTATTCAAACTGGTGGATATAGGGGATTTCATAGGAGTTAAGGGGAAGATTTTTAAAACAAGGACAGGAGAGGATACTATATTTATTTCAGAGTTTTCTGTATTCTCAAAGTCCTTACAACCTTTACCTGAAAAGTGGTCAGGACTTAAGGATA
This sequence is a window from bacterium. Protein-coding genes within it:
- a CDS encoding TatD family hydrolase — translated: MKLFDTHAHLTDPAFKEGIDSVISEASRNDVEYMINICCDIKSIEVGLETVYGKKNILTAIGLHPNYADKIKKDELLYIKECLERYPNISAVGETGLDYYRDTSSKKSQKELFRKHIELALEFDLPIIIHNREAHKDILDTIKDYSISRGVIHCFSGTLEFAQTCLNRGFHISFSGNLTYPNAPELRQVAKEIPNDRILIETDCPYLAPQAVRGKRNQPSFLKYTVLELARVKELDAEEAACHTTENAKRLFGLTNIGEENDR